The Persephonella atlantica genome includes a window with the following:
- a CDS encoding M48 family metalloprotease produces MKKSDALFLLTGFFLFVYLFVYLKLFADVPVWINDLKSCFSVMHIDYFLLNHANVLFYLFLFCVMTVYLVRMTFTAFKNINHFYTVKRSIDSLSVMRYKNIIVIDSEDILSFNFSKSIVLSTGFLKKLGKNEKRAVYHHEQGHLKHLDAFRYLIADTILSLLPEKLKNRLLKELVIVSEIYADRYALKKVSKKTLLEAILKIKEFNLLQPSGYNFSESRFHFISEDRFPPLTKIWIIPLLILQLTAVLLYLYKTCFCGVMG; encoded by the coding sequence ATGAAAAAGAGTGATGCTCTATTTTTGCTGACAGGTTTTTTTCTTTTTGTTTATCTGTTTGTTTATCTAAAACTCTTTGCAGATGTTCCTGTATGGATAAATGACCTTAAAAGCTGTTTTTCTGTTATGCATATAGATTACTTCTTGCTTAATCATGCAAATGTGTTATTTTATCTGTTTCTCTTCTGTGTTATGACTGTTTATCTGGTAAGAATGACATTCACAGCTTTTAAGAACATAAATCATTTTTACACAGTAAAAAGAAGTATAGACAGTCTCTCTGTTATGCGGTACAAAAACATTATCGTTATAGACAGTGAAGATATTTTATCCTTTAACTTCTCAAAAAGCATTGTTCTTTCTACAGGTTTTTTGAAAAAACTTGGAAAGAATGAAAAAAGGGCAGTGTATCATCACGAACAGGGACACCTTAAGCATCTTGATGCTTTTAGATATCTGATTGCTGATACTATTCTTTCTCTACTGCCAGAAAAACTAAAAAACAGACTGCTAAAAGAGCTCGTTATTGTGTCTGAAATCTATGCAGATAGATACGCACTGAAAAAGGTCTCAAAAAAAACGTTGCTTGAGGCAATTTTGAAAATAAAAGAGTTTAACCTTCTTCAGCCTTCTGGATATAACTTTTCAGAAAGTAGATTCCATTTTATTTCTGAAGATAGATTTCCACCTCTGACAAAAATATGGATTATCCCTTTACTGATTTTACAGCTTACGGCTGTGTTATTATATCTTTATAAAACCTGCTTCTGCGGAGTTATGGGATGA